One Megamonas hypermegale genomic window carries:
- a CDS encoding class I SAM-dependent rRNA methyltransferase, with product MREFTKIKITPKGERAARHGHPWVFCDEITNVDGTYQNGDLVDVYSSKDKYLGTGFINDNSKIRVRIISTNANDKFDEAFWQRRVQYALDYRRQVMGEDFNSCRLIFGEADNFPGLTVDRFEDVLVAQVLSLGIEQRKDIIFTKIIEIMRSYGEEINCLYERNDVKIRKLEGMEEYKGFYKSPLFDESKEHTTLVITENGIKYNVDVENGQKTGFFLDQKYNRRAVSHIAKGRNVLDCFTHTGAFALNAAMGGAKSVIAVDISQEAVDMTTKNIEMNGLTNVKAIKADVFNLLTKLIEEKNKDYDFIILDPPAFTKSHATVTNAYRGYKDINLRAMKLLPRGGYLATCSCSHFMKEDLFLKMLHEAASDAKITLRQIEARQQSPDHPIVFGIPETYYLKFYLFQIV from the coding sequence ATGAGAGAATTTACGAAAATAAAAATAACACCGAAAGGAGAACGTGCTGCTCGTCATGGTCATCCATGGGTATTTTGTGATGAAATAACTAATGTAGATGGTACGTATCAAAATGGTGATTTAGTTGATGTGTACAGCAGTAAAGATAAATACTTAGGTACAGGCTTTATCAATGATAATTCTAAAATTCGCGTGCGTATTATATCGACAAATGCCAATGATAAATTTGATGAAGCTTTTTGGCAGCGTAGAGTGCAATATGCACTGGATTATCGTCGCCAAGTCATGGGTGAAGATTTTAACAGTTGCCGTTTAATCTTTGGCGAAGCTGATAATTTTCCAGGACTTACTGTAGATAGATTTGAAGATGTATTAGTAGCGCAAGTTTTATCTTTAGGTATTGAACAGCGCAAGGATATCATTTTTACAAAGATAATTGAAATAATGCGCAGCTATGGCGAAGAAATTAATTGCTTATATGAACGTAATGATGTAAAAATTCGCAAGCTTGAAGGTATGGAAGAATACAAAGGCTTTTATAAAAGTCCATTATTTGATGAAAGCAAAGAACACACTACACTTGTAATCACAGAAAACGGCATAAAATACAATGTGGATGTAGAAAATGGACAAAAGACAGGATTTTTCCTTGACCAAAAATACAACCGTCGTGCTGTATCTCATATAGCTAAAGGCAGAAATGTATTAGATTGCTTTACACATACAGGCGCTTTTGCATTAAATGCGGCAATGGGAGGGGCAAAATCTGTTATAGCTGTAGATATTTCTCAGGAAGCTGTAGATATGACGACAAAAAATATTGAGATGAATGGTTTAACTAATGTTAAAGCGATTAAAGCTGATGTATTCAATTTGCTCACTAAATTAATCGAAGAAAAGAATAAGGATTACGACTTTATAATCTTAGACCCACCAGCTTTTACAAAATCTCATGCTACAGTGACGAATGCTTATCGTGGATATAAAGATATAAATTTACGCGCTATGAAGCTTTTGCCACGTGGCGGATATTTGGCAACTTGCTCTTGCTCTCATTTCATGAAAGAAGATTTATTTTTAAAAATGCTTCATGAAGCAGCAAGTGATGCTAAAATAACATTGCGTCAAATTGAAGCACGCCAACAATCACCAGACCATCCTATTGTATTTGGCATACCAGAAACGTATTATCTTAAATTTTATTTATTCCAAATTGTATAA
- a CDS encoding NAD(P)/FAD-dependent oxidoreductase, whose amino-acid sequence MIRIKNFNVPFNDVSPIDVLVAKRLKLPPQAISEVVIVRKGIDARRYKGAPINFVYILNVKVNLAEKKVLAKLRHDKNVEIISAEKTEVIKPTKVSKYRPIIVGFGPAGMFSALTLAKNGYAPIVFERGADVDTRHRDIEDFWQGGALKKNSNVQFGEGGAGTFSDGKLTTRINDSKISDVLDAFVEAGAPAEIKYLHKPHIGTDILRTVVKNIRKKIISLGGEIHFNSLVTDIIIKNDAVVGVEINHKDKYDCSEVFFGIGHSARDTYKMLFDKGLSMQAKPFAVGVRIEHPQDLIDKSQYGVDAGNPILPVSDYAVTYNNKQKGRSVYSFCMCPGGQVVAAASEIGRVVVNGMSNYKRDSGIANSALLVNVTPDDFGHNVLDGIAFQRHYEEMAFICGGKNYHAPVQTVGDFLQHKTGSDNFLTEPTYKPGITLCDLHDCLPNFTTEMLEEALPYFDKKIHGFADEKVIMTGVEMRSSAPCRIVRNRDNYMSINVAGFYPIGEGAGYAGGIMSAAVDGVNAAYAYLEDKI is encoded by the coding sequence ATGATAAGAATAAAGAATTTTAACGTACCATTTAATGATGTATCTCCTATTGATGTTTTGGTAGCTAAGCGTTTAAAATTACCACCTCAGGCGATTTCTGAGGTGGTAATTGTGCGTAAAGGCATCGATGCCAGACGATATAAGGGAGCACCGATAAACTTTGTATATATTTTAAATGTAAAAGTAAATTTAGCAGAAAAAAAGGTACTTGCTAAATTAAGACATGATAAAAATGTGGAAATAATTTCAGCAGAAAAGACTGAAGTTATAAAGCCTACGAAAGTAAGTAAATATAGACCGATTATTGTAGGTTTTGGACCAGCTGGAATGTTTAGTGCATTAACTTTGGCAAAAAATGGCTATGCGCCTATTGTTTTTGAACGAGGTGCTGATGTAGATACACGCCATCGCGATATTGAAGATTTTTGGCAAGGTGGAGCGCTTAAAAAAAATTCCAATGTGCAATTTGGCGAAGGCGGAGCAGGTACTTTCTCTGATGGAAAATTGACAACACGTATAAACGATAGTAAAATCAGCGATGTATTAGATGCCTTTGTAGAAGCAGGTGCACCAGCAGAAATAAAATATTTGCATAAACCACATATCGGTACAGATATATTGCGAACAGTTGTAAAAAACATACGTAAAAAAATAATTTCACTTGGCGGTGAAATACATTTTAATTCATTGGTTACAGATATAATCATAAAAAATGATGCTGTTGTCGGTGTAGAAATAAATCATAAGGATAAATACGATTGTTCAGAAGTATTCTTCGGTATTGGGCATAGTGCTCGTGATACGTATAAAATGTTGTTTGACAAAGGTTTATCCATGCAGGCAAAACCGTTTGCTGTTGGTGTGCGCATAGAACATCCGCAGGATTTAATAGATAAATCACAATACGGAGTAGATGCAGGAAATCCAATATTGCCCGTTTCAGATTATGCTGTAACGTATAATAATAAGCAGAAAGGACGCAGTGTATATTCGTTCTGTATGTGTCCTGGTGGACAAGTAGTAGCTGCTGCTTCTGAAATAGGTCGCGTTGTCGTAAATGGTATGAGTAATTATAAACGTGATTCAGGTATAGCAAATAGTGCTTTGCTTGTAAATGTAACGCCTGATGATTTCGGTCATAATGTTTTAGATGGTATCGCTTTCCAGCGTCATTATGAAGAAATGGCATTTATCTGTGGCGGTAAAAATTACCATGCACCTGTGCAGACTGTTGGCGACTTTTTACAGCATAAAACAGGTTCTGATAATTTCTTAACTGAGCCTACGTATAAACCTGGTATCACGCTTTGTGATTTACATGATTGTTTGCCAAATTTTACCACTGAAATGTTAGAAGAAGCTTTGCCGTATTTTGATAAAAAAATTCATGGTTTTGCTGATGAAAAAGTTATAATGACAGGTGTAGAAATGCGTTCATCTGCTCCATGTAGAATTGTGCGCAATCGTGATAACTACATGTCAATCAATGTAGCAGGTTTTTATCCAATAGGTGAAGGCGCTGGCTATGCTGGCGGAATTATGAGCGCTGCAGTTGATGGCGTAAATGCAGCTTATGCGTATTTAGAGGATAAAATTTAA